Part of the Gemmatimonadaceae bacterium genome is shown below.
TCGCGGCCGATGTCGTGACGGATCTGACGAATTGCCTCGAGGAACGGTTGGGACTCGATGTCGCCGACCGTGCCGCCAACTTCGACGATCACGATATCGTTCTCGGGCCCCACGCGACGGGCCGCCCCTTTGATCTCGTCGGTGATATGCGGGATGACTTGTACCGTAGATCCGAGATACTCGCCGCGACGCTCCTTCGTTATGACGTTGAGGTAGATCCTGCCGGTCGTCACGTTGTTCGCTTGCGAGAGCGATCGGTCGATGAAACGCTCATAATGTCCCAGGTCGAGATCGGTCTCGGCGCCGTCGTCCGTAACGAAGACTTCACCGTGCTGGAACGGCGACATCGTACCGGGATCGACGTTGAGATATGGGTCGAACTTGAGCATGGTGACGCGCAAGCCACGGTCGACGAGCAATCGCCCCAGCGATGCGGCGGCGATGCCCTTGCCGAGCGATGAGACCACGCCCCCGGTCACGAACACGTATTTCGTCGTCTGCGATCGCGTCGAGTTCATCAGGGTTATTCCTCGAAATCGTTCCAATCAGCGTTTGCTCGTGTTAGATCGTCGGCCGTATCGATACCGATGCGCGGCGCTTCATCTACTAGGGCGACACCCATCGCCAAGCCGGCAGCGAGCGGGCGAAGCTGCTCGAGGCGCTCGATCTGTTCGAGCGGATGCGGCGGTAGAGAGACCCATCGCGCTAGCGCGTCACGCGCGTAGGCGTAGACGCCGATGTGCTGCCAGACTCGTGTGCTGCGCAGGTGTGCCTCCGCCGCGTCACGCAAGAACGGAATGGCCGCCCGCGAAAAATACATCGCTCGGCCATCATCGGCAGCGACGACCTTCACGACGTTGGACTCGTCCAGAATGGCTTCCGGTGCGAGTGCCGCCGCGGTTCCCAGCGGAAACGCGCCTGAGGTGATTTGCCGCACCGCGCCGCGCACCGCCTCCGCGCTCACGAACGGCTCGTCCCCCTGCAAGTTGACGATCGCCTCGAAGCCGCGAAACTCCGGACGTGAAGCGACTTCGGCGACGCGGTCGGTACCGGACGGATGATTCGGTGAAGTGAGCAGTGCCTCTGCACCGTGGGGCCGAACGGCTTCGGCGACCTCGTCACTATCGGTGGCGATGACGCACCGGTCGGCGAGCTGCATGGACTGAACGCGCTGCCACACTCTGACGATCAGTGGGAGTCCAGCGAGGAGTCGAAGGGGTTTTCGGGGGAGGCGGCTCGCACCCAGTCGGGCTGGGATCACGGCGAGCGTCTTCACGCGCGGCGCTCGGGGCGGATTGGGGCCGCGTCAGTCACGATGGGCAATGTATTTGAGAGGGACGGGGGATGCAAATCCGCCTTGTCATTTGTTAGCGGCCAGCCACCAAGCAGGGGACGTTGGATACATCGGCCGCTACGCTCCCTCAGGACGACCGTGGTATCTCATCTCGCCATCGACAACCCAAATCCAAAATCCCACGTCCGCGTCGCGGGATCGACGACGCCATCGAATCGCAGAAAGCTCAGCGCGAGTCTCAATCCGAGATTCTGCTCGAACGACGGCAATCGGCCAACGCCGGCCGAGCCAATCATGTGCCGCAGTGTGATGCTTGGCGCGCCGACGATCGGGAGGTCAATCCAGGGAATCGGCGCGTAGTAATTGCTCTCGATGTAGACGAGCCGATCGCCGCCTAGCGAGAGGAGTGGCAGCGTCGTAATTGTTCCTGATCCACCGAGATAGCTCCAGCGCTGCGGCGGCGCGGTATCACCGAAGGTGTACACGACGTGTGTGCTGAGATAAAAGAATTGCGCGCCGAACGTCGGAAAGCGGACGACACCGTCGAGTGTGGACTGCAGAAAGCGGAGTGAGCCGACGTCGAACGCAGCGGCTTCATTCGTCAGATTGAACGACGTGCGCACGCCCTGCAACTGCCAGTCGAACAAGACGCCGAAGAGTACCGACTCGAGCGTCCCAGGAACGATTGGAGGATTTGGACGCAACATGTCGTCGGCGGCGCGTCGTCCAAAGAAGCTCCACGGCCCGCCGGTAGCGAATGAATCGGGTCGGATCGAGCGATCGCGCTCGGCGCGCAGACCGACGAACGGCGCGAGTTCCGTCATCGACGTCTCGAGGAGCCGATGCAGCGTCACCTCGCCGCGATCGCCACGATAGTAGTTGCGCGTGTCGAGACCCAGCCCCAACACCGCCGAGGAATTCACGAGGTCTGTCCAGATCCAGTCGTCATTGCTGAGCGTCGTCCGTCCGAAGTACGCATGCACTCGTGTGCGCCGGTCGAATGCGAATTCACCGTCGAGCGATGGGTCGAAGGCGCCGATGTTCGAGCGGTACGTGACGATCGGATTGATCTCGAGGTAGCCGGTGTCGAGAGAGATTGTCGGTCCGAACGGCAGCGACAGGCCGTCGGAGCGATCGTACCCAGGAATACGAACTCCATAAACTCCCGGCAGTGACAAGGGCGACGACGGGTGCTCGCGCACGAGCCGGTAATCGAGCAGGTAGCCCTCGCTCGTGCCGTTGGTGCGCGCATCGTAGGTGAAATCGCGATGGCTCTCCACGCCATTTCGCGTGATGGCCAGTCGCGATTCGTATACCGCGCCGCCCACGGCAATGACACGTCCGTCAACGACGGCGCCGGGGCGAAGGAAAGCGTCGCCGCCGACGACGATCACGTCGCCGTGCACGCGTCCTTCGATCACGACGTCGCGATGGAGTACGACGACGGTTTGAGCGTACGCGGAATCGCGCGGCAAGATGGCCGGCGTAGCCGCGGGTCCAATGAGGCGATGTGGCGACGCGAACATCTCGGCAAGCCGGTGTCCGAATGATCCCGGTCCCGCGTCACGGACGATGATCCGTTGAGCATCGAGCCGCGCAGCATTCATCGCGCCGGCGAAGAGCAGCAAGGGCGCGAGGCGTGCGTTCAATGTGACCGCGCGAGCTCTAGAAAATTCCTCAGTAGTGCTTTGCCATGTTGCGTCATTACTGACTCCGGGTGGAATTGAACGCCGTACACCGGATGTTCGCGGTGCCGAACGCCGTGAATTTCGTTTGCGTCGCCCGCTGCTCGGGCGACCACCTGAAGGGAGTCAGGAAGCGAAGTTCGTTCCACGACGAGAGAGTGGTAGCGCATCACCTCGAGCGGCGATGGCAGACCCGCAAACACTCCTGTCCCATCGTGCTCGACCTGCGAGGTTTTTCCATGCATAACGCGGTCGGCGCGCACGACGCGGCCGCCATATGCCTCTCCGATTGCCTGGTGTCCCAGACAGACGCCGAGAGTCGGGATGCTGCTTCCCCATCGCCGAATCGCCTCGACCGTGATCCCGGCCTGTGCGGGCGCGCACGGGCCTGGCGAGAGCACGATCGCCGAGGGATTCAGCGCGCCGATCTCGTCGACTGTGATGGCGTCGTTGCGGCGCACGTCTATCTCCGCTCCGAGTTCGCCGAGGTACTGGACGAGGTTGTACGTGAATGAGTCGTAGTTGTCGATGACGAGCAGCATGATGCCGTTACCCTGTTAGCAACCGCGGTGCAATCACCGTCAGCCCCTCGGATGATATTGCTTGTGCACGGCCCTGAGATACTCGCGGTCCACGTGCGTGTAAATCTGAGTGGTGGAAATATCGGCGTGGCCGAGCATTTCCTGAACGGCGCGAAGATCTGCACCTCCCTCGAGCAAGTGCGTCGCGAACGAGTGTCGTAGTGTGTGCGGAGAAACGTGCTTGGTGATCTGCGCCTTCTCGACGTGATGCCGCAGTATCTTCCAGGCGCCCATGCGCGTGAGGGGCCGGCCTCGCGCGTTGAGGATCAAGACGCCCTTCCCCTCACCTTTTTCGAGCCGCGGTCGCAGTTCACGCAAGTAAATCGCGACGGCACTGATTGCCGAACGGCCGATGGGGACGAGGCGCTCCTTACTTCCCTTTCCAAAAACGCGCACCAGGCCCTCTTCGAAGAGCACGTCACGTACGGCGAGCGTGATCCATTCGGAGACACGCAGGCCAGCGCCATACGCCACCTCGAGCAGCGCGCGATCGCGAAATGTAAATGGCTCGTCGAGGCTCGGTGCGGAGAGCAGCCGTCCGACCTCATCGACGCTCAACACATCGGGAAGTGAGCGCCACCTCTTCGGCGTCTCGAGGCGTTCACTGGGGTCGCGTACGACGAGACCGTCAGCCAACAGGAAACGGAAGTACGTCCGGGCCGAGGACACATTGCGTCGTATCGACGCCGGGGCGAGTCCGAGATCCTTCAGGTGATACACGAACTCACGGAGCAACCGGCTCGAAATATCGGTAGGGACGCGCGCGCCTTTCGTTGTCGCATAAATCGCGAGGCGCTCGAGGTCGCGCCGATACGCCTCCGATGTGCGCGGCGAGGATCCCTGCTCCAGCGCGAGAAAGTCAGCGAATCGCTCGATGAAAAATGCTCGAGCGATGTTTGGATCGATCAGAGCTCGCTGATCTTTCTGCTGCGTGTCCGCCATATCACCGCGCCGACGAGGAGCACGACGGCGGCCATTATCGCGAGTATGCGCCCGTAATCGGTGATCAGGCGCTGGACGCGCGGCCAATTACCGCCGATGGTGAATCCAAGATAACTCACTGTGCCGTACCAGATCGCGGAGGCGGCGGCGATCGCGATTCCCGCGCGTACCGGCGGAACGCGCAGCGCGCCAGCGAAGGGCGGAACGATCGCGCGTACACCTGGAATGAATCGGCTCGCAAAGAGCGCGGCGACGCCGTAGCGACCGTACAGGCGCTCGAGTCGAGACTCGGCCTGTGGCCCTCTCGCCCCGAGGAACCGTTGGTCGAAGCGCGCGGCGCCGTAACGCCGGCCGACGCCATACATGACCATGGCACTCGTCACGTTGCCTAACCACGTAGCGGCAAAGGCCGCGACCACACTCCCCCGACCGCGCGCGGCGAGAAAGCTGCCGAATGCGACGACGGTATCGGCCGGAATGGGTGGAAAAATATTCTCGATCGCCGCGACGAGGGCGAGCGCAACGTAGAGTGTGCCGATCGGCACCGCGGTAAGCCACGCGATGAGCGAATCCACCGCTTACCGTTCTTGTTCGTTAGGTGCGAGACTCGCGACGGCGAGACAGGCGATCCCCTCGCCACGTCCGATCCACCCCATTCCTTCGTTCGTCTTTCCCTTGACGTTCACCGATGTCGACGGCACGCAGAGCACGCGCGCCAGCGTGGCGCACATTGCATCACGATAGGGCGCGATGTGCGGCGCTTCGGCGACGACCGTGACGTCGACCTGCGACACGCTGTAGCCCGCGCCGCGAGCGCGGCCGACGGCGACGCTCAGCATCTCCAGCGAGTCGCGGCCGCGATTCGTCGGATCTCCATCAGAAAAGAGCTGGCCGATGTCGCCGGCGCCGACGGCGCCGAGAATGGCATCAGTGACGGCATGAGCCACGGCGTCGCCGTCCGAGTGTCCAACGAGATGTCGATCGAATGCGATGTCGACGCCGCCGAGCTTGAGAGGTCCGCCGGCACCGAACCGATGTGAGTCGTAACCTAGTCCCACGCGGATGATAGTGGGGCCAATCACGCGGCCGCGCTCGAGATGATTGAATAATCCTGCCGACGACGAGCAGGAGTGAAGCCGGCGTCGCGAATCAGGCGCTGCATCTCGTCCGTTGTGGTTCGGTACGTCGTGTTCGCGGCGGAGACGACGTTCTCCTCGATCATCAACGATCCGAAATCGTTGCAACCAAAACGCAATGCAAGCTGACCGATCTTCATGCCCATCGTTACCCAGCTCGCCTGGAGATTCGGCACGTTGTCGAGGACGACACGCGCAATCGCCACGGTGCGGAGATAGTCGATGGCGTCG
Proteins encoded:
- the kdsB gene encoding 3-deoxy-manno-octulosonate cytidylyltransferase, encoding MKTLAVIPARLGASRLPRKPLRLLAGLPLIVRVWQRVQSMQLADRCVIATDSDEVAEAVRPHGAEALLTSPNHPSGTDRVAEVASRPEFRGFEAIVNLQGDEPFVSAEAVRGAVRQITSGAFPLGTAAALAPEAILDESNVVKVVAADDGRAMYFSRAAIPFLRDAAEAHLRSTRVWQHIGVYAYARDALARWVSLPPHPLEQIERLEQLRPLAAGLAMGVALVDEAPRIGIDTADDLTRANADWNDFEE
- a CDS encoding polymer-forming cytoskeletal protein; amino-acid sequence: MNARLAPLLLFAGAMNAARLDAQRIIVRDAGPGSFGHRLAEMFASPHRLIGPAATPAILPRDSAYAQTVVVLHRDVVIEGRVHGDVIVVGGDAFLRPGAVVDGRVIAVGGAVYESRLAITRNGVESHRDFTYDARTNGTSEGYLLDYRLVREHPSSPLSLPGVYGVRIPGYDRSDGLSLPFGPTISLDTGYLEINPIVTYRSNIGAFDPSLDGEFAFDRRTRVHAYFGRTTLSNDDWIWTDLVNSSAVLGLGLDTRNYYRGDRGEVTLHRLLETSMTELAPFVGLRAERDRSIRPDSFATGGPWSFFGRRAADDMLRPNPPIVPGTLESVLFGVLFDWQLQGVRTSFNLTNEAAAFDVGSLRFLQSTLDGVVRFPTFGAQFFYLSTHVVYTFGDTAPPQRWSYLGGSGTITTLPLLSLGGDRLVYIESNYYAPIPWIDLPIVGAPSITLRHMIGSAGVGRLPSFEQNLGLRLALSFLRFDGVVDPATRTWDFGFGLSMAR
- a CDS encoding aminodeoxychorismate/anthranilate synthase component II, whose product is MLLVIDNYDSFTYNLVQYLGELGAEIDVRRNDAITVDEIGALNPSAIVLSPGPCAPAQAGITVEAIRRWGSSIPTLGVCLGHQAIGEAYGGRVVRADRVMHGKTSQVEHDGTGVFAGLPSPLEVMRYHSLVVERTSLPDSLQVVARAAGDANEIHGVRHREHPVYGVQFHPESVMTQHGKALLRNFLELARSH
- the xerD gene encoding site-specific tyrosine recombinase XerD, with protein sequence MADTQQKDQRALIDPNIARAFFIERFADFLALEQGSSPRTSEAYRRDLERLAIYATTKGARVPTDISSRLLREFVYHLKDLGLAPASIRRNVSSARTYFRFLLADGLVVRDPSERLETPKRWRSLPDVLSVDEVGRLLSAPSLDEPFTFRDRALLEVAYGAGLRVSEWITLAVRDVLFEEGLVRVFGKGSKERLVPIGRSAISAVAIYLRELRPRLEKGEGKGVLILNARGRPLTRMGAWKILRHHVEKAQITKHVSPHTLRHSFATHLLEGGADLRAVQEMLGHADISTTQIYTHVDREYLRAVHKQYHPRG
- a CDS encoding DedA family protein; translation: MDSLIAWLTAVPIGTLYVALALVAAIENIFPPIPADTVVAFGSFLAARGRGSVVAAFAATWLGNVTSAMVMYGVGRRYGAARFDQRFLGARGPQAESRLERLYGRYGVAALFASRFIPGVRAIVPPFAGALRVPPVRAGIAIAAASAIWYGTVSYLGFTIGGNWPRVQRLITDYGRILAIMAAVVLLVGAVIWRTRSRKISEL
- the ispF gene encoding 2-C-methyl-D-erythritol 2,4-cyclodiphosphate synthase, which produces MIGPTIIRVGLGYDSHRFGAGGPLKLGGVDIAFDRHLVGHSDGDAVAHAVTDAILGAVGAGDIGQLFSDGDPTNRGRDSLEMLSVAVGRARGAGYSVSQVDVTVVAEAPHIAPYRDAMCATLARVLCVPSTSVNVKGKTNEGMGWIGRGEGIACLAVASLAPNEQER